In Heterodontus francisci isolate sHetFra1 chromosome 30, sHetFra1.hap1, whole genome shotgun sequence, a genomic segment contains:
- the gemin4 gene encoding gem-associated protein 4, with translation MECGSWICCEKMAVLHGGFLLAKKQSQHKILLEMKKSNWATLGKPIVCAVHEICAGETGMVQDPAETKQWQRKVLAFVWAKLLNSNVSGTNIKEKLDSDAENDRRWKEDLFFSAENMIPEINHTVLFELVKSLGASEVFVELLSTLPADVCHLEMARFVDHVLDGTSDEDVAIFLDVWWELMKQNEGQRDEIVQTFGDEAKKCLARVSDEFCHFSKRLKLDPDVSPLFPSESLPGSSSNLSIPSLLLDGLKRMKSHINPYIYKCSALAKLSDTICKSVLSDNIVELSAEVYLQKLSRLIALANPMIQKLPVTESFIKSVKETERELRASYQKSAFMLMQGALTSGIVTLADIFQSWATELQTELENDTDVQKRSLAIYRTVESLKCLNEICPMLQNSKMVSQDAKKILSDLLLSSTTFVQKIGIYVPLDDAAATDKVKFSVALIIIDARMKRYAEICKIFASSPGWAFSEDGWLDCLERNRDIFQDTDLVLRLVGTLNDVSSCNINEASKVKRLMNVVLDCLSALSIPDKNKALLGVLSSYGSKGLCRDGGAFKDWFEEEVNMVFNCITQSEAVNSIDKAVTAIVRVAFLNPEATLQKTCHLAAVNLGAHKLLGQILKNLPALSFEDTQSSDGLNILAKCLLEAARDSLATTKEENQFLEFLHSLMEPGEVIDQEPPVPLFQPADATKIFVLPYLIGSNYSIEFPLKVLNSALKMPVTDDGTKEHWLLACCPFPLIFALSQLLDRCILCWEEDSNKASNHISIGTKGLLIETLDMVCDAVEQIISVNPETWSTSVCWLYRKTERLDWTVRLWLKSIFGGHFKYEVPATLFEVCDLSDDGWSPLNLPQYGPGTGLLAWMECCCISTHMMEQMLSHLMIDAKNVEEVNMFSKGFLIALIQVLPWCSSSEWKRLNHVVKCLLQRELLHVPYTLEYVHYMPLLNLRPFAHHLQFSQLLLRAFQLICSCSCSDWLPTAGWKYVARQCAGSISDILESVKCKLKGHGAQNLDGNQEAIFVVVQLFCHVIHIMVMMPIGTSESLYYVSLELLSQYETLVMANTSTSGLLSKVNEKHFLHSIAENLVNEEQRSVLLQKISKIC, from the coding sequence TTGTATGGGCAAAGCTACTGAACTCTAATGTAAGTGGAACTAATATTAAGGAGAAACTAGATTCAGATGCTGAGAATGACCGAAGGTGGAAGGAAGACCTCTTCTTTTCAGCAGAAAACATGATTCCAGAGATAAATCACACTGTTTTATTTGAGCTGGTGAAATCACTGGGGGCCTCGGAAGTCTTTGTTGAGCTGCTTTCGACATTGCCAGCTGATGTATGCCACTTGGAGATGGCTCGTTTTGTGGACCATGTTCTGGATGGCACCTCCGATGAAGATGTGGCCATCTTTCTAGATGTATGGTGGGAACTAATGAAGCAGAATGAAGGACAAAGGGATGAAATTGTTCAAACATTTGGAGATGAGGCTAAAAAATGCCTAGCACGTGTGTCTGATGAATTCTGTCATTTCTCCAAGAGACTCAAACTAGATCCTGATGTTTCTCCTTTGTTCCCTTCAGAGAGTTTGCCTGGGTCTTCAAGTAACCTGTCCATTCCTTCACTGCTACTAGATGGGCTTAAAAGAATGAAAAGCCATATAAACCCTTATATTTATAAGTGTTCTGCTCTAGCAAAGCTGTCAGACACAATATGCAAGTCAGTGCTTTCTGACAATATTGTTGAATTGTCTGCTGAGGTATATTTACAGAAACTTTCCAGACTGATTGCATTAGCTAATCCCATGATCCAGAAGCTTCCAGTAACAGAAAGTTTCATCAAGAGTGTAAAGGAGACCGAGAGAGAGCTGAGGGCCTCTTATCAAAAGTCTGCATTCATGTTAATGCAGGGAGCACTGACTTCAGGGATTGTGACACTTGCTGATATTTTCCAGTCGTGGGCCACTGAACTCCAAACTGAGCTTGAGAATGACACCGATGTTCAGAAGAGAAGCCTAGCTATTTATAGGACAGTGGAAAGTTTGAAATGCTTAAATGAAATCTGTCCAATGCTTCAAAACTCCAAGATGGTATCTCAAGATGCCAAGAAAATTCTGTCTGATCTGCTGCTGAGCTCAACCACCTTTGTGCAGAAGATTGGCATCTACGTCCCGTTAGATGATGCTGCTGCCACAGATAAAGTTAAGTTTTCAGTTGCTTTGATAATAATTGATGCAAGAATGAAAAGATATGCAGAGATATGCAAAATATTTGCATCAAGTCCTGGTTGGGCTTTTTCAGAGGATGGCTGGCTTGATTGCCTTGAAAGAAACAGAGACATTTTTCAAGATACTGATTTGGTATTGCGGTTAGTTGGAACACTTAACGATGTATCATCCTGTAACATCAATGAAGCGTCAAAAGTCAAACGATTGATGAATGTAGTTTTAGAttgcctgtctgccctctcaattcCTGACAAAAATAAAGCACTTTTGGGAGTCCTGTCCTCCTATGGTAGCAAAGGCCTCTGTAGAGATGGGGGAGCTTTTAAGGATTGGTTTGAAGAGGAGGTGAACATGGTATTCAATTGTATAACACAGAGTGAGGCTGTAAACAGCATTGATAAAGCAGTGACTGCCATCGTAAGAGTTGCTTTTTTAAACCCGGAAGCCACCCTGCAGAAAACGTGCCACCTGGCCGCAGTAAATCTGGGTGCCCATAAGCTACTTGGCCAGATCCTGAAGAACCTACCAGCACTGTCTTTTGAGGACACTCAGTCTTCAGACGGACTAAATATCTTGGCCAAGTGTCTCCTGGAAGCTGCTAGGGACAGTCTTGCTACCACCAAGGAGGAAAATCAGTTTCTTGAATTCCTGCATTCGCTTATGGAACCAGGAGAAGTAATTGATCAAGAACCCCCAGTTCCTCTTTTCCAGCCTGCAGATGCCACAAAGATATTTGTCCTTCCTTATCTGATAGGAAGTAACTACAGTATTGAGTTTCCTCTCAAAGTTCTTAACAGTGCTCTAAAGATGCCAGTGACCGATGACGGGACCAAAGAACACTGGCTACTTGCCTGTTGCCCATTCCCTCTCATTTTTGCTCTTTCTCAGCTTCTGGACCGCTGTATCTTGTGCTGGGAGGAGGACAGTAATAAAGCATCTAATCACATTTCTATAGGAACAAAAGGCCTCCTAATTGAGACCCTGGATATGGTTTGTGATGCTGTTGAACAGATAATTTCTGTAAATCCAGAGACATGGTCAACATCTGTTTGTTGGTTGTACAGAAAAACTGAACGGTTGGACTGGACTGTGCGTCTGTGGTTGAAAAGCATCTTTGGGGGCCATTTTAAATATGAGGTACCTGCCACGTTGTTtgaggtctgtgatctttctgacGATGGTTGGTCACCACTTAATCTTCCACAATATGGTCCAGGCACTGGGCTGCTGGCCTGGATGGAATGTTGTTGCATCTCTACTCATATGATGGAGCAGATGCTGTCCCACCTAATGATTGATGCTAAAAATGTTGAAGAGGTCAACATGTTCAGTAAAGGCTTTCTAATTGCACTAATCCAGGTCCTGCCTTGGTGCAGTTCCAGTGAATGGAAACGTCTCAACCATGTTGTGAAGTGCCTTCTACAGCGTGAATTGCTTCACGTACCATATACCCTGGAATATGTTCATTACATGCCGCTGCTTAACCTCCGACCTTTTGCGCATCACCTACAGTTCTCTCAGCTTTTGCTGAGGGCCTTTCAGCTGATCTGCAGTTGTAGCTGCTCTGACTGGCTTCCAACAGCAGGATGGAAGTATGTAGCAAGACAGTGTGCTGGCAGTATCTCAGACATTCTGGAGTCTGTGAAGTGCAAACTCAAAGGACATGGAGCTCAGAATCTAGATGGAAATCAGGAAGCCATATTTGTTGTTGTGCAGCTCTTTTGCCATGTAATTCACATTATGGTAATGATGCCCATTGGTACCTCTGAGTCTCTGTATTATGTATCCTTGGAGCTGCTTTCCCAGTATGAGACCCTGGTGATGGCCAATACCTCTACCTCTGGATTACTCAGCAAAGTCAATGAAAAACACTTCCTCCACTCCATTGCCGAGAATCTGGTCAATGAAGAGCAGCGTTCTGTATTACTGCAGAAAATCAGCAAAATCTGCTGA